Proteins encoded together in one Coffea arabica cultivar ET-39 chromosome 2c, Coffea Arabica ET-39 HiFi, whole genome shotgun sequence window:
- the LOC113730342 gene encoding large ribosomal subunit protein eL33w-like, with translation MVKGRQGERVRLYVRGTILGYKRSKSNQYPNTSLIQIEGVITKEEVAWYLGKKMAYIYKAKVKKNGSHYRCIWGKVCRPHGNSGLVRAKMKSNLPPKSMGSRVRVFMYPSNI, from the exons ATGGTTAAGGGACGCCAAGGAGAGCGCGTCAG GCTTTACGTTAGAGGAACAATACTGGGATACAAGAGGTCGAAGTCCAACCAGTACCCGAACACTTCGTTGATTCAGATCGAAGGAGTGATCACAAAGGAGGAGGTGGCTTGGTACCTCGGCAAGAAGATGGCGTACATCTACAAGGCTAAGGTTAAGAAGAATGGATCTCATTACCGCTGCATTTGGGGAAAGGTTTGCCGGCCTCACGGTAACAGCGGCCTTGTCCGAGCCAAGATGAAGTCCAACCTGCCCCCCAAGTCAATG GGATCAAGGGTTCGGGTCTTCATGTACCCAAGCAATATTTAA
- the LOC113730343 gene encoding large ribosomal subunit protein eL33w-like, whose amino-acid sequence MVKGRQGERVRLYVRGTVLGYKRSKSNQYPNTSLIQIEGVNTKEEVAWYLGKKMAYIYKAKVKKNGSHYRCIWGKVCRPHGNSGLVRAKMKSNLPPKSMGSRVRVFMYPSNI is encoded by the exons ATGGTTAAGGGACGCCAAGGAGAGCGCGTCAG GCTTTACGTTAGAGGAACCGTTTTGGGATACAAGAGGTCGAAGTCCAACCAGTACCCGAACACTTCGTTGATTCAGATCGAAGGAGTGAACACAAAGGAGGAGGTGGCTTGGTACCTCGGCAAGAAGATGGCGTACATCTACAAGGCTAAGGTTAAGAAGAATGGATCTCATTACCGCTGCATTTGGGGAAAGGTTTGCCGGCCTCACGGTAACAGCGGCCTTGTCCGAGCCAAGATGAAGTCCAACCTGCCCCCCAAGTCAATG GGATCAAGGGTTCGGGTCTTCATGTACCCAAGCAATATTTAA